In Eucalyptus grandis isolate ANBG69807.140 chromosome 4, ASM1654582v1, whole genome shotgun sequence, the following proteins share a genomic window:
- the LOC104440722 gene encoding flavonoid 3'-monooxygenase CYP75B137, producing the protein MLNADSGGAWLWLWHAKEENDAISRAAATLLVIAIAALSFFSLFRRRNHMVAPLPPGPRGVPFFGYLPFLGTNLHLKFAELAKTYGPIYKLRLGSKLYVVVNSPSLAKEIVRDQDMNFANRDPNIAGAIVSYGVRDIAFSSQGPYWRNLRKLFVRQLMSNMSLDACYGLRRQEVRKALSDLYRKPGVPVDIGKLALLILVNMVMRMLWGGTLQGEKGEAVASEFREVVAKLMVLVGSPNVSDFFPALAWLDLQGVERDIKRVHQWLDGFVQPIIDCATKGTTSELFKQKEGEPKCNEQKKDFLQIFLDMEINLEDNQSPVDKNVALKAILMDILIGGTDTTSTMVEWVMAELLQNRNVMNKVIHELTEVVGEDEMVEEHHLPKLKYLDAVIKEAFRLHPALPLLVPRTPNASCVVGGYMIPKGSNVFLNMGSIHRDPKIWDEPLEFRPERFLEGPSTYDFSGNNFAYMPFGSGRRVCAGLALAERMLPYVLASLLHSFKWEIPPGFELDLLDKFGIVVKKMKPLVAIPTPRLSTPELYMSR; encoded by the exons ATGTTGAACGCAGATTCCGGAGGTGCCTGGCTGTGGTTGTGGCATGctaaagaagagaatgatgCAATTTCTAGAGCTGCTGCAACACTGCTTGTCATTGCAATAGCAGCTCTTAGTTTCTTCTCTTTGTTCAGGAGACGAAACCACATGGTGGCTCCGTTGCCTCCAGGGCCCCGAGGCGTGCCATTCTTCGGATACCTCCCATTCCTAGGGACCAATCTCCACCTGAAATTTGCTGAATTGGCCAAGACCTACGGTCCTATCTACAAACTCCGGCTTGGAAGCAAATTATATGTTGTGGTTAACTCCCCGTCACTGGCCAAAGAAATCGTGCGGGACCAAGACATGAATTTTGCCAATCGAGACCCAAACATTGCCGGTGCTATAGTGTCATATGGCGTAAGGGACATTGCCTTCTCAAGCCAAGGCCCTTATTGGAGGAATCTCCGCAAACTGTTTGTGCGGCAGTTGATGAGCAACATGAGTCTCGATGCCTGTTATGGTTTAAGAAGGCAGGAGGTCAGAAAAGCTCTGAGCGATCTGTATAGAAAACCTGGGGTGCCAGTAGATATCGGCAAATTGGCCCTTCTGATCTTAGTTAACATGGTGATGAGAATGCTGTGGGGAGGAACGCTTCAGGGAGAAAAGGGTGAAGCCGTGGCCTCTGAGTTTCGAGAGGTGGTGGCCAAATTGATGGTGCTCGTAGGTAGTCCGAATGTTTCGGACTTTTTCCCGGCACTCGCTTGGCTTGACCTGCAAGGAGTGGAAAGGGACATAAAAAGGGTGCATCAGTGGCTGGATGGTTTTGTTCAGCCGATTATCGATTGCGCCACCAAAGGAACAACAAGTGAACTGTTCAAGCAGAAGGAAGGAGAACCTAAATGCAATGAACAGAAAAAGGACTTTTTGCAGATTTTCCTGGATATGGAGATAAATCTTGAAGATAACCAGTCACCAGTGGACAAGAATGTAGCACTCAAAGCCATTCTTATG GACATTTTAATCGGCGGAACTGATACGACTTCAACAATGGTTGAATGGGTGATGGCAGAGTTGCTGCAAAACCGAAATGTGATGAACAAAGTAATCCATGAATTGACTGAAGTTGTGGGGGAGGATGAGATGGTTGAAGAGCATCACTTGCCCAAATTAAAGTACCTTGACGCGGTCATCAAGGAGGCATTTCGCTTGCACCCGGCGTTGCCCTTATTGGTGCCGCGGACCCCAAATGCTTCCTGTGTCGTTGGGGGCTACATGATACCAAAGGGCAGCAACGTATTCTTAAACATGGGTTCTATCCACAGGGATCCCAAGATTTGGGACGAACCGTTGGAGTTTAGACCCGAGAGGTTCTTGGAAGGTCCCAGCACGTATGATTTCTCAGGTAACAACTTCGCATACATGCCATTCGGTTCTGGTCGGAGGGTGTGTGCAGGGCTTGCGCTGGCAGAGAGGATGCTACCATATGTTTTGGCCTCTCTTTTGCACTCATTCAAGTGG